In Vibrio coralliilyticus, the following are encoded in one genomic region:
- a CDS encoding DMT family transporter yields MTTAADSLKKGNIRFPITESLLLLVAIFWGTSYGLTKSALAYTSVLLFISIRFSITFLCMLPVVIRDFRRGLNKDWKIAIPTGFILSAIFFCEVFGVSQTSASNAAFLISLSVIFTAFAELFINKKKVSNTLWILTVCSVVGVLLLTSNKGFELSLNSGDYFILIAAVLRALMVTMTKRFTEGKEITTSTLTSLQSLVVALIGIIFAVAYLPAAEFSIPTSMEFWLTVSYLVLFCTLFAFYVQNYAVRRTSPTRVSLLMGSEPLFGAIFAMAWLQESLTPVQVIGGALILFSVVVTSTRES; encoded by the coding sequence ATGACAACGGCTGCTGATTCGTTAAAGAAAGGAAATATAAGGTTTCCTATTACGGAATCGCTGCTACTACTGGTAGCGATTTTTTGGGGGACAAGTTATGGCCTGACCAAAAGTGCGTTGGCTTATACCAGTGTTTTGCTTTTTATTTCCATAAGATTTTCGATCACCTTTTTATGCATGCTACCTGTGGTGATTCGAGACTTTCGCCGAGGATTGAATAAGGATTGGAAAATAGCGATTCCCACCGGTTTTATTCTATCGGCGATTTTTTTCTGTGAGGTGTTTGGTGTATCCCAAACCTCTGCATCCAATGCTGCGTTTCTGATCAGTTTATCGGTCATTTTTACCGCTTTTGCCGAATTATTCATCAATAAGAAAAAGGTCAGCAACACGTTGTGGATATTGACGGTTTGTAGTGTTGTTGGAGTGTTATTATTGACCAGCAACAAAGGCTTTGAGCTTTCACTTAACAGTGGTGACTATTTTATCCTCATCGCTGCAGTTTTGAGGGCCCTAATGGTCACTATGACCAAGAGGTTTACGGAAGGCAAAGAAATCACTACATCGACCTTAACTTCTCTCCAGTCTTTAGTTGTAGCTTTGATCGGGATTATATTTGCAGTTGCCTATCTTCCCGCTGCGGAGTTTTCGATTCCCACTTCGATGGAGTTTTGGTTAACGGTCAGTTATCTGGTTCTGTTTTGTACACTATTTGCGTTTTATGTTCAGAATTATGCCGTGCGTCGAACGTCGCCAACACGGGTTTCTTTGCTGATGGGTAGCGAGCCATTATTTGGTGCTATATTTGCCATGGCTTGGTTACAGGAATCATTAACCCCAGTACAAGTTATAGGTGGGGCGCTAATTTTGTTTAGTGTGGTAGTGACATCTACCCGAGAGTCTTAG
- a CDS encoding succinylglutamate desuccinylase/aspartoacylase family protein: MTKPLNECIVPMYPTIQALDVDTLEQGEHKFWFAVATDAIGHPQTLPVRVFKGAKPGKRIMITAGVHGDEQNGILTAQMLARELEGKAISGCITIVPAVNLSGIVRHSRDFHSAAPDSSSTNLNRVFPGNPNGDDASRYANSLWENLLKPNADLAVDLHSQTSGSVYPLYAFADYRLDDSIRMARLINPDVILNDPGDPGILETVYNRAGIPSITIEVGVGRYTDLDMVQRAVTGVLNIFKDYRFIVGEVVKVAHPCVEGERITSVRAEQGGFVICHVELMELVNKGQILATQYNSFGDQIQTYYSPVKATVISHNVESVRAPGSLVVRLID; encoded by the coding sequence ATGACGAAGCCGTTGAATGAGTGCATTGTGCCTATGTATCCGACTATACAAGCGTTGGATGTGGATACACTTGAACAGGGAGAACATAAGTTTTGGTTTGCGGTTGCGACGGACGCGATTGGTCACCCTCAAACGCTTCCCGTACGAGTATTTAAAGGTGCAAAGCCAGGGAAGCGTATTATGATCACTGCGGGTGTTCATGGTGACGAGCAAAATGGTATTCTAACTGCGCAAATGTTGGCTCGAGAGCTGGAAGGCAAAGCCATTTCAGGTTGTATTACTATCGTACCAGCGGTCAATTTATCAGGTATTGTAAGACATAGTCGAGACTTTCATTCTGCGGCTCCTGATAGTTCATCGACAAACCTTAATCGCGTATTTCCCGGTAATCCGAATGGAGATGACGCCAGTCGCTACGCCAACAGCCTGTGGGAAAACTTACTCAAACCAAATGCCGATCTCGCGGTTGACCTTCACTCTCAAACCAGTGGTTCAGTATACCCTCTTTATGCATTTGCTGACTATCGACTGGATGATTCCATTCGAATGGCAAGACTGATCAATCCAGATGTTATCCTCAACGATCCGGGAGATCCGGGTATTTTGGAAACGGTCTATAACCGTGCTGGTATTCCCTCTATCACAATTGAAGTAGGGGTAGGTCGCTATACGGACTTAGACATGGTGCAACGCGCCGTTACTGGGGTATTGAATATTTTCAAAGATTATCGGTTCATTGTAGGTGAAGTAGTAAAGGTGGCTCATCCTTGTGTTGAAGGAGAGCGGATTACCAGTGTTCGTGCTGAGCAGGGAGGGTTTGTCATTTGTCACGTTGAATTGATGGAACTTGTCAACAAGGGCCAGATCTTAGCGACTCAGTACAACAGTTTCGGAGATCAAATTCAAACCTACTACTCCCCAGTCAAAGCTACAGTGATTAGTCATAATGTTGAGTCGGTACGAGCGCCTGGATCATTGGTTGTCCGGTTGATTGATTAG
- a CDS encoding succinylglutamate desuccinylase/aspartoacylase family protein gives MSEIASLMEHCPTIHSLDVDTLAAGEHSFLFSVATDALGLWQKMPVRVFKGDRPGRKIMITAGVHGDEQNGIVTALKVAKALAGKPLIGCVTIVPAINLSGILHHSRDFQAVDPDVSSSNLNRFFPGDKAGNEAARYLDNLWQNLLKPNAEVAIDLHTQTTGTSYPLYVFADYRVDQAMKLAKLMNPDVILNDPGESGVLETTWNEHEVPSITVEVGSGRYHDADMVERAVEGVLNILRYYEVLSGKVVEATPCIEGCQTISIRTEQGGFVEPQVSLLQQVEKGQLLAVQYNSLGFDVAHYHAPESGTVLSYNLEALRAPGSLIVRMIK, from the coding sequence ATGTCTGAAATTGCCTCTCTTATGGAACACTGCCCCACTATTCATTCACTTGACGTTGACACTTTAGCTGCTGGAGAACATTCATTCCTTTTTTCGGTTGCCACGGATGCATTAGGGCTTTGGCAGAAAATGCCTGTACGAGTTTTTAAAGGTGATAGGCCGGGTCGTAAAATCATGATCACTGCTGGTGTTCACGGTGATGAGCAAAACGGTATTGTGACGGCGTTGAAAGTGGCAAAAGCTTTGGCCGGCAAACCTTTGATAGGGTGCGTCACTATCGTTCCTGCGATAAATCTGAGTGGTATTCTTCATCACAGCCGTGACTTTCAGGCAGTGGATCCGGATGTCTCTTCTTCTAACCTTAACCGTTTTTTCCCCGGTGACAAAGCTGGGAATGAAGCCGCACGTTACCTTGATAACTTATGGCAAAACTTACTAAAGCCAAACGCAGAGGTGGCGATAGATCTACACACCCAGACTACAGGAACCAGTTACCCTCTCTATGTATTTGCTGACTATCGGGTTGACCAAGCGATGAAGCTAGCAAAGCTCATGAATCCTGATGTGATTCTCAATGATCCCGGTGAGTCTGGTGTGCTGGAAACGACATGGAACGAACATGAAGTGCCAAGTATTACGGTCGAAGTGGGTTCAGGTCGATATCATGATGCAGACATGGTCGAACGAGCAGTTGAAGGAGTGCTGAACATATTGCGTTACTACGAAGTGCTGTCTGGGAAAGTCGTTGAAGCAACACCTTGCATTGAAGGCTGCCAGACCATCAGCATTCGGACTGAGCAAGGCGGTTTTGTTGAGCCGCAGGTATCTTTACTGCAACAAGTTGAGAAAGGTCAGCTTCTGGCGGTTCAGTACAATAGTTTGGGTTTCGACGTCGCACATTATCACGCCCCAGAATCAGGCACGGTTCTTAGCTATAACCTTGAAGCTTTGCGCGCTCCGGGATCATTGATTGTGCGGATGATTAAATAA
- a CDS encoding ABC transporter six-transmembrane domain-containing protein, translated as MLFNQPITLRSVIRLSPIKVMFTWLMVLAENVFMILLPLFIGFAIDGVLKQNLQPLLMFAAILFVLVVISVARRFYDTRVYGGIRVRLSNLVERNLRGQSVSVKDARLSMSRELVDFLEDDLPSLITAVVQLVATVVILATFHIKLALCVLVAGLIMLLICGLFHQTFTRLNSALNDQLEQQVRVLSGQPFAALRTHFERLKRCEIKLSDTEALMYGLIFIVLFAAVLTNLWMVSILTDPTVGQVFSIVTYSLEFVETAVMLPITLQTLSRLMEISQRLNQTPAQLAVEEKPYEI; from the coding sequence ATGCTGTTCAATCAACCCATCACACTTCGGTCCGTTATCCGGCTGAGTCCCATTAAAGTCATGTTTACTTGGCTGATGGTTCTGGCTGAGAACGTATTTATGATTTTGCTGCCGCTGTTTATCGGTTTTGCGATTGATGGTGTGCTTAAGCAAAATTTGCAGCCGTTGCTTATGTTCGCAGCGATCTTGTTTGTACTGGTGGTCATCAGTGTCGCTCGTCGTTTTTACGATACTCGCGTTTATGGCGGGATCCGAGTGCGGTTGTCCAATTTGGTTGAGCGTAATTTACGCGGCCAATCGGTGTCGGTCAAAGATGCCAGACTGTCCATGTCCCGCGAGCTGGTAGATTTTCTAGAGGACGATTTACCATCTCTTATCACGGCCGTTGTGCAGTTGGTTGCTACCGTTGTCATTCTCGCCACTTTTCATATCAAACTTGCATTATGCGTATTGGTCGCGGGGCTGATCATGCTGCTGATTTGTGGTCTGTTCCATCAAACCTTTACGCGACTTAACAGCGCGTTAAACGATCAGTTAGAGCAACAGGTTCGCGTACTCAGCGGCCAGCCTTTCGCGGCGCTTAGAACACACTTTGAACGCTTGAAACGCTGTGAAATCAAGCTGTCCGACACTGAAGCGCTGATGTATGGGCTGATCTTTATTGTCTTATTTGCCGCAGTCCTAACCAATCTTTGGATGGTGAGCATTCTTACTGATCCTACTGTGGGTCAGGTTTTTTCCATCGTAACTTACTCACTGGAATTCGTGGAAACGGCAGTGATGTTGCCTATCACACTGCAAACCTTGTCGCGCCTGATGGAGATCAGTCAACGATTAAATCAAACCCCCGCTCAATTGGCTGTAGAGGAGAAGCCCTATGAAATTTAA
- a CDS encoding efflux RND transporter periplasmic adaptor subunit → MKFKKTLAILAGCGAIFAALVIVDVLEPQPVVIEQKAPIKVPVSVLQVTPEDHDSSLTLLATTTARWPIQLKASSSAQLAWFNPDIEPGVLVKKGTLLAKLNTSALESNLAQANSSVRQAELNLKQAQHEQTVALKMLSPTKSSPFARREPQVLAAKAELAQAKQAYTSAAKLLEEASIAAPFDAVIMRRNISPGEWLEAGQVTFELAASDSLDVELPVSELHWQQVQSALNQPEIKIVNRDGSEWQAQVRYVSPQADPTTRQRQVVLSVREPYQGMTRLLPNQQVKVIVSLGLRPEIVTLPLSAITRDGYVWTIDEQTRLQKEWITQIGQARNQVYARFDQDSAKARKVVVYPLLSMLPGKKVAPQAAQILVAKQEGNQ, encoded by the coding sequence ATGAAATTTAAAAAGACGCTTGCAATATTAGCTGGCTGCGGGGCAATTTTCGCGGCATTGGTGATTGTGGATGTTTTAGAGCCTCAGCCAGTTGTGATTGAGCAAAAAGCGCCGATCAAAGTCCCTGTTTCAGTACTGCAAGTGACGCCGGAAGATCACGATTCCAGTTTGACTTTGCTGGCAACCACGACTGCGCGTTGGCCGATTCAACTTAAGGCTTCAAGCAGCGCTCAGTTAGCGTGGTTCAACCCCGATATCGAACCGGGTGTACTGGTGAAAAAAGGGACCTTGTTGGCGAAGCTCAACACCAGCGCTTTAGAGTCTAATCTGGCTCAGGCGAACAGCAGCGTTAGGCAGGCAGAGCTAAACCTTAAACAGGCACAGCACGAACAAACGGTCGCGTTAAAAATGTTATCACCGACCAAAAGCTCACCGTTTGCTCGCCGTGAGCCACAGGTGTTGGCAGCCAAGGCAGAGCTGGCGCAGGCCAAACAGGCTTACACCAGTGCAGCAAAGTTGCTTGAGGAAGCAAGTATTGCAGCGCCGTTTGATGCTGTGATCATGCGTCGTAACATCAGCCCCGGTGAATGGTTGGAAGCTGGGCAGGTGACTTTTGAACTTGCCGCCAGCGACTCACTGGATGTCGAGCTGCCTGTTTCGGAACTTCACTGGCAACAGGTGCAATCCGCGTTGAATCAACCTGAGATTAAAATTGTGAATCGAGATGGCAGCGAGTGGCAGGCACAGGTTCGATATGTCTCGCCGCAGGCTGATCCAACCACACGTCAGCGACAAGTGGTTTTGTCTGTTCGCGAACCTTATCAAGGAATGACTCGTTTACTGCCTAATCAACAGGTGAAAGTCATCGTTAGTCTCGGCTTACGGCCTGAAATTGTGACCTTGCCACTCAGTGCGATCACACGAGATGGATACGTCTGGACAATTGATGAGCAGACCCGATTGCAGAAAGAGTGGATTACGCAAATAGGACAAGCGCGTAATCAGGTTTATGCCCGCTTTGATCAGGACAGCGCTAAGGCTCGTAAGGTGGTGGTATACCCACTGCTGTCGATGCTACCGGGGAAGAAAGTCGCCCCTCAAGCTGCGCAGATATTAGTCGCGAAGCAGGAGGGTAATCAATGA
- a CDS encoding efflux RND transporter permease subunit has protein sequence MSWLTKWFINNPVGTNLLMLAIIASGVMAFGQLRVESFPQIAPSSIVINVAYPGGTAKQIDESVTQRIEESISGISGIKQVTSQSSAGMSSVVVRKTSSADLNKLLDDVRNRVNAINGFPAQAEKPQVVRNEFTNLAAFVVVSGPRSDEQLQPIARQVEQALKSNPKISKVSNWGSRKPQLIIEPDPAQLKKLGLSLEDLANTIGQMSLESRTGELISDKGRMVIRGDGYADDVQKLRRLAIVSRPSGTIYLGDIAKLSRGYERSGSIVRNNGINAIALLISTSQTDNLLKVSDAIKDTLTEQRKILPSDIELSTMADMAPYIEEQLFRLGDNAWQGLLIVVVLLGIFLELKLAFWVAIGIPVAIAGTLGAMQLANYSLNDITLFGFILVLGILVDDAVVVGEAIHEQRGKHSSGRKAAWHGVHSVSVATVFGVLTTIAAFSPMLWINNDFAKILAGFSAVVIFALIFSLIESKFILPSHLAQLSVSKKSNGIFSRIQSVAQGGLEWFNFRVYKPTLEKVLDYKLASLLGFVAAIVLAYGMWSTGTIRSAIFPEIPGRYITAKVELEDGAPLPLQKKALDQIEQAMINVEDELMQDYPLSLPPVVNLLAWSDGYGEVEVTAELTSEALSLLPGNLLTDSWRTHTGSIEGAYSVQFSAAEAPAGGTFISISSSDRELAKRVSSQLEDKLAALPGVADIYDDGKSGQPQVRLVLNEYGQQLGLTQDKLARLAGEAFGEREIHRLLEQGQETKVLLQYPRLERRTLAQLEQTMVLLSEGKSVLLGDIAEFRHEQEPQILYRRNREQVVNLYWKQNRDVQAPEQTMAQLSSEIKTLHQQYPGVRIKAGGEFEEIGEVSDGFRSAMILTLLLIYILLAVPLKSYWQPFIIMAVIPFGFAGAIFGHYLVDLPISLLSMFGMMAMTGIVINDSLVLITRFNAEYRSGVPLKQALVTAGTSRLRAIFLTTITTVCGLLPLLSETAEQAQYLKPAAVSLVFGELFATAVTLLLIPILLGMTSRKAAKPVEDEVALKGA, from the coding sequence ATGAGCTGGCTGACTAAGTGGTTTATCAACAACCCGGTAGGGACGAATCTGTTGATGCTCGCGATCATCGCCAGTGGTGTTATGGCGTTTGGTCAACTCCGTGTGGAGTCCTTTCCGCAAATTGCGCCGTCATCAATTGTGATCAATGTTGCCTACCCAGGAGGTACAGCTAAACAGATTGATGAGAGTGTTACACAGCGAATTGAAGAGTCGATCAGTGGCATTTCTGGTATTAAACAGGTGACCAGCCAGTCTAGCGCTGGTATGTCGAGCGTTGTTGTACGCAAAACCAGCAGCGCCGACCTCAATAAGCTGCTGGATGATGTACGTAATCGAGTGAATGCGATCAATGGTTTTCCTGCTCAAGCTGAAAAGCCGCAGGTGGTTAGAAATGAATTTACTAACTTGGCCGCCTTTGTTGTCGTTTCGGGGCCACGCAGCGATGAGCAGCTTCAACCCATCGCAAGACAGGTCGAGCAAGCGCTAAAAAGTAATCCCAAGATTTCTAAAGTATCCAACTGGGGAAGTCGCAAGCCACAACTTATCATTGAGCCAGATCCAGCGCAGCTCAAGAAACTGGGTTTGAGTCTGGAAGATTTAGCCAACACCATCGGACAGATGTCGCTCGAGTCTCGCACCGGTGAGCTGATTAGTGATAAGGGCCGAATGGTCATCCGTGGTGATGGCTACGCCGATGACGTACAAAAGCTGCGTCGTCTGGCGATCGTCTCTCGTCCATCCGGTACCATCTATTTAGGTGACATCGCTAAGCTGAGTCGTGGCTATGAGCGTAGTGGCTCAATCGTCCGTAATAATGGCATCAACGCAATCGCTCTACTGATCAGCACCAGCCAGACCGACAACCTGCTCAAAGTGAGCGATGCAATTAAGGATACCTTGACGGAGCAACGCAAAATCCTGCCTTCAGACATTGAGCTGAGCACTATGGCAGATATGGCGCCCTATATTGAAGAGCAACTGTTCAGGCTCGGTGATAATGCGTGGCAAGGCCTTTTGATTGTGGTGGTGTTACTGGGCATTTTTCTTGAGCTGAAACTGGCATTCTGGGTGGCTATAGGTATACCGGTCGCCATCGCGGGTACCTTAGGGGCGATGCAACTGGCTAACTACAGCCTCAATGACATCACGTTGTTTGGCTTTATTCTGGTATTGGGGATCCTAGTCGACGATGCCGTGGTCGTAGGCGAGGCCATTCACGAGCAGCGAGGCAAACATTCGAGCGGGCGCAAAGCGGCATGGCACGGCGTGCACTCGGTTTCCGTTGCAACGGTATTTGGTGTTTTGACCACTATTGCGGCATTTTCGCCAATGCTTTGGATTAACAACGATTTTGCCAAGATTCTGGCTGGGTTCTCAGCTGTGGTGATATTTGCGCTGATCTTCTCTCTGATTGAAAGTAAGTTCATTCTGCCATCGCACCTAGCGCAGTTGTCCGTGAGTAAAAAATCTAATGGCATTTTCTCTCGCATTCAGTCTGTCGCTCAAGGCGGTTTGGAGTGGTTCAATTTCAGAGTGTACAAGCCCACCTTGGAAAAGGTGTTGGATTACAAACTGGCATCACTGCTAGGCTTTGTCGCCGCGATCGTACTGGCGTATGGCATGTGGTCGACTGGGACGATTCGAAGTGCCATTTTCCCTGAAATCCCCGGTCGATACATTACCGCGAAAGTCGAGCTAGAAGACGGTGCCCCTTTGCCGTTACAAAAGAAAGCCTTAGATCAAATCGAACAGGCGATGATCAACGTCGAAGACGAGCTGATGCAAGACTACCCGTTGAGCCTGCCACCCGTGGTAAACCTGCTTGCGTGGTCGGATGGTTATGGAGAGGTGGAAGTGACCGCCGAGCTAACCAGTGAAGCCCTGAGCCTCTTGCCGGGTAATTTACTGACCGATAGTTGGCGTACTCATACTGGGAGCATTGAAGGAGCGTATTCAGTTCAGTTTAGTGCGGCTGAAGCGCCTGCTGGTGGAACATTCATCTCGATATCATCCAGTGACCGTGAACTTGCTAAGCGCGTCAGTAGTCAATTGGAGGACAAACTGGCTGCTTTGCCTGGCGTAGCGGATATATATGATGACGGTAAAAGCGGCCAGCCTCAGGTGCGGCTAGTGTTGAATGAATACGGTCAGCAGCTCGGATTGACGCAAGACAAGTTGGCGCGATTGGCGGGTGAGGCATTTGGTGAGCGAGAAATTCATCGCTTGTTGGAACAAGGCCAAGAAACCAAGGTGCTGTTGCAGTATCCTCGTTTAGAACGTAGAACCCTCGCTCAGCTTGAGCAGACGATGGTGTTACTGTCTGAAGGAAAGAGTGTCTTACTCGGTGATATTGCTGAATTTCGTCATGAGCAGGAGCCTCAGATACTCTACCGACGTAATCGTGAGCAAGTGGTAAACCTCTATTGGAAGCAGAACCGAGACGTTCAGGCGCCTGAGCAGACAATGGCTCAGCTCAGCTCTGAGATCAAAACGCTGCATCAGCAGTATCCAGGAGTTCGGATCAAAGCAGGCGGCGAATTTGAAGAGATTGGTGAAGTCTCAGATGGCTTCCGCTCAGCAATGATTTTGACCCTTCTGCTGATTTACATCTTGTTGGCGGTTCCGCTGAAGTCTTATTGGCAGCCGTTCATCATCATGGCAGTAATTCCATTTGGTTTTGCTGGCGCTATCTTCGGTCACTACTTGGTGGATCTGCCAATCAGTTTGCTGTCTATGTTTGGCATGATGGCAATGACGGGCATAGTGATCAATGACTCATTGGTACTGATCACGCGCTTTAACGCTGAGTATCGCAGCGGTGTGCCGCTTAAACAGGCTTTAGTGACGGCTGGAACCAGTCGATTGAGGGCGATTTTCCTTACGACTATTACGACGGTATGTGGTTTGCTGCCGCTACTCAGTGAGACCGCTGAGCAAGCGCAGTACTTAAAACCTGCGGCGGTTTCATTGGTGTTTGGTGAGCTATTTGCCACGGCGGTAACCCTGCTTCTGATCCCAATACTGTTGGGGATGACCAGTCGTAAAGCGGCAAAGCCTGTCGAAGATGAAGTAGCATTAAAGGGAGCCTAA
- a CDS encoding helix-turn-helix domain-containing protein gives MLSVIDFIRLTGDSDLVAPVRPVSMSQQEKPAFKLVPEISLLEPLPEHLRKRFAHALKLMHDELAEHRSWEQIATESAISPYHFHRQFSELFHETPGQYLSRLRLQVAVNLLLNDEPWSVMEIAHYCGFSSSQALGKALKRELGVTAKQIRKMGYESTPRETADFIAKLAHPGAQQSIENELAKSMPTELIWYPQRGMKKIALEDPDWDSVIEIYGKKTVNLLGATPTNQLEKVWDQIETFIGDWQVDEALYDFVIPEGYYLCAEVYLISDVAYSAALEALFEIVDEQKLEIDGSAFLIEMVRDIELTLTGGATFSFQIPIIR, from the coding sequence ATGCTGAGCGTGATTGATTTTATCCGGTTGACGGGCGATAGTGATCTGGTCGCCCCAGTGAGGCCCGTATCTATGTCACAGCAAGAGAAACCAGCATTTAAACTGGTGCCCGAAATTTCGTTATTAGAACCACTACCAGAGCATCTTAGAAAGCGCTTTGCTCACGCATTGAAGTTGATGCATGACGAACTGGCAGAACACAGATCGTGGGAGCAAATTGCTACAGAGAGCGCTATATCTCCTTATCATTTCCATCGTCAGTTTAGCGAATTGTTTCATGAGACGCCGGGGCAGTATCTTAGCCGATTACGATTGCAAGTCGCGGTGAATCTGCTGCTCAATGATGAACCCTGGAGTGTGATGGAGATTGCTCACTATTGTGGTTTCTCTTCTTCACAAGCCTTAGGCAAGGCTTTAAAGAGAGAGCTTGGAGTGACGGCGAAACAAATTCGCAAAATGGGTTATGAGTCCACACCGCGAGAGACCGCTGATTTTATCGCTAAGCTTGCTCATCCCGGTGCTCAGCAGTCGATTGAGAATGAGCTGGCCAAGTCTATGCCGACTGAGTTGATTTGGTACCCTCAGCGAGGGATGAAAAAGATAGCTCTGGAAGATCCTGACTGGGATTCAGTGATCGAAATCTATGGCAAAAAAACTGTCAATCTACTCGGCGCAACGCCGACTAACCAACTTGAAAAAGTATGGGACCAAATTGAGACTTTCATTGGTGATTGGCAAGTCGATGAAGCTCTCTATGATTTTGTGATTCCTGAAGGGTACTACCTGTGCGCTGAGGTGTATCTGATTTCTGATGTTGCTTACAGTGCGGCTTTAGAAGCGCTGTTTGAGATCGTAGACGAACAGAAGTTGGAAATTGATGGCAGTGCTTTTTTGATTGAAATGGTTCGCGATATTGAGTTGACCTTAACAGGGGGGGCAACGTTTTCATTTCAGATACCTATTATCCGCTAA
- a CDS encoding YjiH family protein codes for MSDTLLAEENHKNSRNILMFAIPSLLGLFFFLAPLTIDGNFTFPLALMAKGVKAVLGDAILPTVTAVICFSAVASILASLIKPTFVTQSALMTRLFVLTPVWLVVRVLGAVFTLMALHQIGPEVIWNGNTGGLVLNDLLPSLLVTFFLAGLLLPLLLNFGLLELLGTVLSRFMRPVFRLPGRAAIDCMSSWLGDGTVGVILTSKQYEDKKYTAREAAVVATMFSPVGISFSLVVLTQVGLENFFVPFYFSICLSGVIAAMVIQYLPPLSYKKDLYIDGTKPNRNDELVPAGQSVMGFGLKLALHRASKVKSLGAVAKEGVHNALDMVISVLPVVMAIGTLGLVVAETTPLFSLLGAPFIPLLNALNVPEAAAAAETMLVGFADMYVPSIIAASTINADLTKFVVAALSVTQLIFMSETGSVILSSKVPVNFLELVAIFLLRTLVTLPIIVLVAHWIF; via the coding sequence ATGAGCGATACACTTTTAGCCGAAGAGAACCACAAAAACAGTCGCAACATATTGATGTTTGCAATTCCGTCTTTGTTGGGTCTTTTCTTTTTCCTTGCACCGTTAACCATTGATGGCAACTTCACCTTTCCGCTAGCGCTGATGGCGAAAGGCGTCAAAGCGGTCCTTGGGGATGCGATTTTACCAACCGTCACCGCTGTGATTTGCTTCTCTGCGGTCGCTTCTATTCTTGCCAGTCTTATCAAGCCAACTTTTGTGACTCAATCTGCATTGATGACAAGACTGTTTGTTCTGACGCCAGTTTGGCTAGTCGTTCGAGTTCTAGGTGCGGTGTTCACTCTGATGGCATTGCATCAGATCGGGCCTGAAGTGATTTGGAACGGCAACACGGGTGGGCTGGTTCTTAATGATCTTCTGCCTTCTTTACTGGTGACTTTCTTCCTGGCCGGTTTGCTGTTGCCACTGTTACTCAACTTTGGTTTGCTTGAGTTGCTCGGTACTGTTCTGAGCCGTTTTATGCGTCCGGTTTTCCGTTTGCCAGGTCGTGCTGCGATTGACTGTATGTCTTCTTGGCTAGGTGATGGCACCGTTGGGGTGATTCTGACCAGTAAACAATATGAAGATAAAAAATACACTGCGCGTGAAGCAGCGGTTGTCGCGACTATGTTTTCTCCGGTTGGGATTTCTTTCTCGCTGGTGGTATTAACCCAGGTTGGTTTAGAGAATTTCTTTGTCCCGTTCTATTTCTCTATCTGTTTGTCTGGCGTGATTGCCGCGATGGTGATCCAGTATCTGCCACCGTTATCGTATAAGAAAGACCTGTACATTGATGGTACTAAGCCTAATCGTAATGACGAATTGGTGCCTGCGGGTCAGTCGGTTATGGGCTTTGGCTTGAAGTTGGCACTGCACAGAGCAAGCAAAGTGAAAAGCCTTGGGGCGGTTGCTAAAGAAGGTGTGCACAATGCACTGGATATGGTAATCAGCGTTCTGCCTGTGGTTATGGCGATCGGTACTTTAGGTCTGGTTGTCGCTGAAACGACGCCATTATTCTCATTACTGGGTGCACCGTTCATTCCACTGCTCAACGCGTTGAATGTTCCGGAAGCGGCTGCGGCGGCAGAAACTATGCTTGTTGGTTTTGCTGATATGTATGTACCTTCGATCATCGCAGCGTCGACGATTAATGCTGATCTGACCAAGTTTGTTGTGGCAGCGTTGTCTGTAACTCAGCTGATTTTCATGTCAGAAACGGGTTCTGTGATTCTAAGCAGTAAAGTCCCTGTGAACTTTTTGGAGTTGGTAGCTATCTTCCTGCTAAGAACTCTAGTTACGCTGCCAATCATTGTATTGGTCGCACATTGGATCTTCTGA